One Streptomyces sp. V4I8 genomic window carries:
- a CDS encoding cysteine synthase family protein, whose translation MDKALSRPAVVSRVSDLIGHTPLFELCRTNTGSRLLLKLEQFNPTGTAKIRMARQMVLDAEDRGLLRPGGRIVESTSGNTGLGLAVIAAERGYTFTAVVDHHAAADKLRGMKALGAELVYVAEDGDEELATAAREEFAEKLAADSDNAYFTEQHNNQANGHGYRPVAHELDAALDGRVDILIGAVGTGGGLFGTGGELRKSVPGVRIVGVEPKGSIAFGPPAHDYYQSGTGTPEGATIGAMVDYDLLDEGAKVGDIEAFATARVLARRIGLLIGGSAGGVVYEALTRMSSLAPGTTMVALINDGGEKYMDTVFNDDWMSARDLIAPAVEREIDELLTELREN comes from the coding sequence ATGGACAAGGCGCTCTCGCGTCCCGCTGTGGTCAGCCGGGTCTCCGACCTGATCGGCCACACCCCGCTCTTCGAACTGTGCCGCACCAACACCGGCAGCCGACTCCTGCTCAAACTCGAACAGTTCAACCCGACCGGCACCGCGAAGATCCGCATGGCCCGGCAGATGGTCCTCGACGCCGAGGACCGCGGACTGCTGCGCCCCGGCGGCCGTATCGTCGAGTCCACCTCCGGCAACACCGGCCTCGGCCTGGCTGTCATCGCCGCCGAGCGCGGCTACACCTTCACCGCCGTCGTCGACCATCACGCCGCCGCCGACAAGCTGCGCGGCATGAAGGCGCTCGGCGCCGAACTCGTCTATGTCGCCGAGGACGGGGACGAGGAGCTGGCGACGGCCGCCCGAGAGGAGTTCGCCGAGAAGCTGGCGGCGGACAGCGACAACGCCTACTTCACCGAGCAGCACAACAACCAGGCCAACGGGCACGGTTACCGACCGGTGGCGCATGAACTCGACGCCGCCCTGGACGGCCGTGTCGACATCCTGATAGGCGCCGTGGGGACCGGCGGCGGACTCTTCGGGACCGGCGGGGAACTGCGCAAGTCCGTGCCCGGGGTGCGGATCGTCGGCGTCGAACCCAAGGGGTCGATCGCCTTCGGGCCGCCCGCCCACGACTACTACCAGTCCGGTACGGGCACGCCCGAGGGCGCCACCATCGGTGCCATGGTCGACTACGACCTGCTCGACGAGGGCGCCAAGGTCGGCGACATCGAGGCGTTCGCCACCGCGCGCGTGCTGGCCCGCCGGATCGGCCTGCTCATCGGCGGCTCCGCGGGCGGGGTGGTGTACGAGGCCCTGACCCGGATGTCCTCGCTCGCGCCGGGCACGACTATGGTCGCGCTGATCAACGACGGAGGCGAGAAGTACATGGACACCGTCTTCAACGACGACTGGATGAGCGCCCGCGATCTCATCGCCCCGGCCGTCGAGCGCGAGATCGACGAGCTGCTGACCGAACTCCGCGAGAACTGA
- a CDS encoding MATE family efflux transporter: MPTPLTTLLRDSRALATLAVPLALTQLAQVALTTTDTVMMGLMGAEALAGGGLALVIFNQLRTMGVGLVTAVGNQVSAASARADEDEELSEAATEEVRDVVRAALALATLAGAVGALVILLIGRAVAYLGQDPEVVDTAWPVLLALAPGLIPCLWFQAIRQFTVGMRRPQALLRITLASVAVNVGLNWAFIHGTWGMPELGLPGIGISTSLVYLLTCLALYASARRDPRLAPLLDVRIWKARPATLRRLTGLGVPIAATYGSEAGFFSVVALLIGTFGSAALAAHTAVNQLIYIVFQIAVGLSHAASLNVSRELALDRIEAAQRIKNTALACAAAVMAVVGVVYLTVPGLVLRPFLDPSSADGHGATDIATNLLLVAAVLQFFDCAQNIGVGLLRGLDDTKSGFRITLVGYWLIGLPAAWLFGQLAGLETVGVWLGLLTGLAATALLLLRRYHQALSLRAAGQPATA, translated from the coding sequence ATGCCGACACCGCTCACCACCCTGCTCCGCGACAGCCGCGCCCTGGCGACCCTGGCCGTCCCGCTCGCGCTGACGCAGCTCGCCCAGGTCGCCCTCACCACCACCGACACGGTGATGATGGGCCTGATGGGCGCCGAGGCGCTGGCCGGCGGCGGCCTCGCGCTGGTCATCTTCAACCAGCTGCGCACCATGGGCGTCGGCCTCGTCACCGCGGTCGGCAACCAGGTGTCCGCCGCCTCCGCCCGCGCCGACGAGGACGAGGAACTCTCCGAAGCGGCCACGGAGGAGGTCCGGGACGTGGTCCGTGCCGCGCTGGCGCTGGCCACCCTGGCCGGGGCCGTCGGCGCGCTCGTCATCCTGCTGATCGGGCGGGCCGTGGCCTACCTCGGCCAGGACCCCGAGGTCGTCGACACCGCCTGGCCGGTGCTGCTCGCCCTCGCCCCCGGCCTGATCCCCTGCCTGTGGTTCCAGGCGATCCGCCAGTTCACCGTCGGCATGCGCCGCCCCCAGGCCCTGCTGCGCATCACCCTCGCCTCGGTCGCGGTCAACGTGGGCCTCAACTGGGCGTTCATCCACGGTACTTGGGGCATGCCCGAGCTGGGCCTGCCCGGCATCGGCATCTCCACCTCGCTGGTCTACCTGCTGACCTGCCTCGCCCTGTACGCCTCCGCCCGCCGCGACCCGCGGCTCGCCCCGCTGCTGGACGTCCGGATCTGGAAGGCCCGCCCGGCCACCCTGCGCCGGCTGACCGGCCTGGGCGTGCCCATCGCCGCCACCTACGGCTCCGAAGCGGGCTTCTTCTCGGTCGTCGCCCTGCTGATCGGCACCTTCGGCAGCGCCGCGCTGGCCGCGCACACCGCCGTCAACCAGCTGATCTACATCGTCTTCCAGATCGCGGTCGGCCTGTCGCACGCCGCGTCCCTCAACGTCAGTCGCGAACTCGCCCTGGACCGGATCGAGGCGGCCCAGCGCATCAAGAACACGGCACTCGCGTGCGCGGCGGCCGTGATGGCCGTGGTCGGGGTCGTCTACCTCACGGTCCCCGGCCTGGTGCTGCGCCCGTTCCTCGACCCGTCGTCCGCCGACGGGCACGGCGCGACCGACATCGCCACGAACCTGTTGCTGGTCGCGGCCGTCCTGCAGTTCTTCGACTGCGCCCAGAACATCGGCGTCGGCCTGCTGCGCGGCCTGGACGACACCAAGAGCGGTTTCCGGATCACCCTGGTCGGCTACTGGCTGATCGGCCTGCCCGCCGCCTGGCTGTTCGGGCAACTCGCTGGCCTGGAGACCGTCGGCGTCTGGCTCGGCCTGCTCACCGGCCTCGCCGCCACCGCGCTGCTCCTGCTGCGCCGCTACCACCAAGCCCTGTCCCTGCGCGCGGCCGGACAGCCGGCCACCGCCTGA